The following are from one region of the Bradyrhizobium septentrionale genome:
- the mdcA gene encoding malonate decarboxylase subunit alpha produces the protein MSDWGMQKAALGERLAAGQRHAKGKIVPIPSLPAFLKAVIRSGDRVCLEGDNQKQADILASALANLDPADIRDLHMVQSGVVLPAHLDIFDKGIARRLDFSYSGPQSARIARMLFGGKIELGAVHTYLELFARYFIDLTPNVALIAAVSADKDGNLYTGPNTEDTPTVVEATSYKNGVVVAQVTEIVDKVPRVDIPGDLVHFVVEAGRPFYVEPLFTRDPAAITETQILTAMLAIKGIYAPYGARRLNHGIGFNTAAIELLLPTYGEKLGLKGKVCTHFALNPHPTMIPAIEAGWVDQIHCFGSEVGMEDYVAARSDIFFTGPDGSLRSNRAFCQTAGLYACDMFIGSTLQIDLEGHSSTVTTSRIAGFGGAPNMGSDPRGRRHPSEPWLKAGAEAAPDSSPALRRGRKLVVQIGETFGDRNVPLFVEQLDALELARKLDLDLAPVMVYSDDVTHIVTEEGIANLLMCRNKDEREQAIRGVAGYTDVGRARDAKLVEQLRQRGVIRRPEDLDIDPLDADRRLLAARSIKDLMLASGGLYRPPSRFRNW, from the coding sequence ATGAGCGATTGGGGTATGCAAAAGGCCGCCCTCGGAGAGCGCCTGGCGGCCGGTCAACGGCACGCAAAGGGCAAGATTGTTCCGATCCCGAGCCTGCCTGCGTTTCTGAAGGCGGTGATCCGATCCGGCGATCGGGTGTGCCTCGAGGGCGACAATCAGAAGCAGGCCGACATCCTCGCCTCGGCGCTGGCGAACCTCGATCCCGCGGACATCCGCGACCTGCACATGGTGCAATCGGGCGTGGTCCTGCCCGCGCACCTCGACATCTTCGACAAGGGAATCGCGCGACGGCTCGACTTTTCCTATTCAGGGCCGCAGTCGGCCCGCATCGCGCGGATGCTGTTCGGGGGAAAGATCGAACTCGGCGCCGTCCATACCTATCTCGAGCTGTTCGCCCGCTACTTCATCGACCTGACGCCGAACGTCGCTTTGATCGCGGCTGTCAGTGCCGACAAGGACGGCAATCTCTATACGGGGCCCAATACCGAGGACACTCCGACTGTCGTCGAGGCGACGAGTTACAAGAACGGTGTCGTCGTGGCGCAAGTCACCGAGATCGTCGACAAGGTCCCGCGCGTCGACATCCCCGGCGACCTCGTGCATTTTGTGGTCGAAGCTGGCCGACCGTTCTACGTCGAGCCGCTCTTCACCCGCGACCCGGCAGCCATCACTGAAACCCAGATCCTGACGGCGATGCTGGCCATCAAGGGAATCTACGCGCCTTACGGCGCGCGTCGGCTCAATCACGGAATCGGCTTCAATACCGCCGCGATCGAGTTGCTGCTGCCGACCTATGGCGAGAAGCTCGGCCTCAAGGGCAAGGTTTGCACCCACTTCGCGCTCAATCCGCATCCCACGATGATTCCGGCGATCGAAGCCGGATGGGTCGACCAGATCCATTGCTTCGGATCGGAAGTCGGCATGGAGGATTACGTCGCCGCGCGCTCCGATATCTTCTTCACCGGGCCTGACGGATCGCTGCGCTCCAACCGTGCCTTCTGCCAGACGGCGGGCCTCTATGCCTGCGACATGTTCATCGGATCGACGCTTCAAATCGACCTCGAAGGCCACAGCTCGACGGTGACGACCAGCCGCATCGCAGGCTTTGGCGGCGCGCCCAACATGGGCTCCGACCCTCGCGGCCGCCGTCACCCGAGCGAACCCTGGCTCAAGGCGGGCGCCGAGGCCGCGCCCGACTCCTCCCCTGCGCTGCGCCGCGGCCGCAAGCTCGTGGTGCAGATTGGAGAGACCTTTGGTGACCGCAATGTCCCGCTCTTCGTCGAGCAGCTGGATGCGCTTGAACTGGCGCGCAAACTCGATCTCGATCTGGCGCCGGTGATGGTCTACTCCGACGACGTGACGCACATCGTTACCGAGGAAGGCATCGCCAACCTCCTGATGTGCCGCAACAAGGACGAGCGCGAGCAGGCCATCCGCGGCGTTGCCGGCTACACCGACGTCGGCCGGGCGCGTGATGCGAAGCTCGTCGAGCAGCTCAGGCAGCGCGGCGTGATCCGGCGCCCTGAAGATCTCGACATAGATCCGCTCGACGCCGACCGGCGCCTGCTGGCGGCCCGCTCGATCAAGGATCTCATGCTGGCTTCCGGCGGCCTCTACCGTCCGCCCAGCCGCTTCCGGAACTGGTGA
- the mdcC gene encoding malonate decarboxylase acyl carrier protein, whose protein sequence is METLSFRLSAPTRAGGTRMQAIVGVVASGNLEVLLERASPADTCVIDIATAAHGFGAVWDAVVRDFVARRPAGGLRISINDGGARPDTVALRLAQGIRKIEEPER, encoded by the coding sequence ATGGAAACGCTCAGCTTCAGACTATCTGCCCCGACGCGCGCCGGCGGCACCCGCATGCAGGCGATCGTCGGCGTCGTCGCCTCCGGCAATCTCGAGGTGCTGCTGGAACGCGCTTCGCCGGCCGACACCTGCGTGATCGACATCGCGACCGCGGCCCACGGCTTCGGCGCGGTGTGGGACGCCGTCGTGCGCGACTTCGTCGCCCGCCGCCCTGCCGGTGGCTTGCGTATCTCCATCAATGACGGCGGAGCCCGGCCCGACACGGTCGCGCTGCGCCTCGCGCAAGGCATCCGCAAGATCGAGGAGCCGGAACGATGA
- a CDS encoding biotin-independent malonate decarboxylase subunit beta: MTAATANTVSLSWYEASARQRIEALVDAGSFAEFIGPEQREMSPHLAIFDLPEQFDDGIVVGRGRLEGSPVLVAAQEGRFMGGAFGEVHGAKLTGLLRAARTLNQDVLILFDTGGVRLQEANAGELAISEIIRAVVEARRAGVNVIGLIGGRAGCYGGGSLIAGSCSRLVVSEQGRISVSGPEVIETNKGVEEFDSRDRALVWRTMGGKHRYLIGGADTFVDDEALAFRQAAIDALRIRRDCGVTVLEAEQKRLERRLQRFGASKDAVEIWQALGVGQPADIPSLSTDAFLRAASNRENADDAR, translated from the coding sequence ATGACCGCGGCCACAGCCAATACGGTTTCGCTGAGCTGGTACGAGGCGAGCGCCCGGCAGCGCATAGAAGCGCTGGTCGATGCCGGCAGCTTTGCCGAATTCATCGGTCCCGAGCAGCGCGAGATGAGCCCGCATCTGGCGATCTTCGACCTGCCGGAGCAGTTCGACGACGGCATCGTCGTCGGACGCGGTCGCCTGGAAGGATCGCCGGTGCTCGTCGCAGCGCAGGAAGGTCGCTTCATGGGAGGCGCCTTCGGTGAGGTCCACGGCGCCAAGCTCACCGGCCTGCTGCGCGCGGCACGCACACTGAACCAGGATGTGCTGATCCTGTTCGACACCGGCGGCGTTCGTCTCCAGGAGGCCAACGCCGGCGAGCTCGCGATCTCGGAAATCATCCGCGCGGTGGTCGAGGCGCGGCGCGCGGGCGTCAACGTGATCGGACTGATCGGCGGACGCGCCGGATGCTATGGCGGCGGCAGCCTGATCGCCGGCAGCTGCTCACGCCTCGTCGTTTCCGAGCAGGGGCGGATCAGCGTCAGCGGCCCCGAGGTGATCGAGACCAACAAGGGCGTCGAGGAATTCGACTCACGCGATCGGGCCCTGGTCTGGCGCACGATGGGAGGCAAGCACCGCTACCTCATCGGCGGCGCCGACACGTTCGTTGACGACGAGGCGCTGGCGTTTCGACAGGCGGCGATCGATGCACTCAGGATCAGGCGCGATTGCGGCGTAACGGTTCTCGAAGCCGAGCAGAAGCGCCTGGAACGGCGCCTGCAGCGCTTCGGAGCGTCCAAGGATGCCGTCGAGATCTGGCAGGCGCTGGGCGTCGGTCAGCCGGCCGATATCCCCTCACTTTCGACCGACGCGTTCCTTCGCGCGGCAAGCAACAGGGAGAACGCCGATGACGCTCGATGA
- the mdcE gene encoding biotin-independent malonate decarboxylase subunit gamma: MTLDDILASLFPGGSDIDVTAAMIAGKAVLPGAGPVHVLGITQGQPLGVDEAIVLAGRVIEIVRSGDRAPILFLVDSSSQRMSRRDELLGLSEYLSHLAKALLLAEAEGHRTVALLYGGSAAGAFIATALAAGTLVALPGAHPAVMDLPSMARVTKLPIDVLKAKAEATPVFAPGLENMVQTGGIHVVWDENAPLAPQLAAVLQRPQGQDDRGRLGAERGGRRKAAELAERVAVAAALDRGSQDG, from the coding sequence ATGACGCTCGATGACATTCTGGCGAGCCTGTTCCCCGGCGGCAGCGATATCGACGTCACCGCCGCGATGATCGCGGGAAAGGCGGTCCTTCCCGGTGCAGGGCCGGTCCACGTGCTCGGCATCACGCAGGGACAGCCGCTCGGCGTGGACGAGGCGATTGTGCTCGCAGGACGCGTGATCGAGATCGTCAGATCAGGCGATCGGGCTCCGATCCTGTTCCTGGTGGATTCCTCAAGCCAGCGCATGAGCCGACGCGACGAATTGCTCGGCCTCAGCGAATACCTGTCGCATCTCGCCAAAGCCTTGCTGCTGGCGGAAGCGGAAGGCCACCGCACCGTCGCCCTGCTCTACGGCGGCAGCGCGGCCGGAGCGTTCATCGCGACCGCGCTTGCCGCCGGCACGCTGGTCGCGCTGCCCGGCGCGCATCCCGCGGTGATGGATCTGCCGTCGATGGCGCGGGTCACCAAACTTCCGATCGATGTGCTCAAGGCCAAGGCGGAAGCAACACCAGTGTTCGCTCCGGGCCTCGAGAACATGGTGCAGACCGGCGGCATTCACGTCGTCTGGGACGAAAATGCCCCTTTGGCGCCGCAGCTTGCGGCCGTGCTGCAAAGGCCGCAAGGACAGGATGATCGCGGCCGGCTCGGCGCCGAACGCGGCGGACGGCGGAAAGCGGCCGAACTGGCTGAGCGAGTTGCCGTCGCGGCAGCCTTAGATCGGGGATCGCAAGATGGTTGA
- the mdcG gene encoding malonate decarboxylase holo-[acyl-carrier-protein] synthase, with translation MVKASASGWTAVMSRYPQLAGEPIVAGWAHVGRPLIVRRPACSDTAGMIPLGLPLPPSHGKRRIAISLAAADIVASAPPPLLADAAATAPAAWRETIDELLQLLPETRTFGSLAWQHLTGLPYLSNSSDLDLLWPLSAAEQGDTLPSDIARIAQRAPMRLDGEIVGPAGGVQWRELTGTDEDEVLVKGPTGVTSTTRAAFLAGHVS, from the coding sequence ATGGTGAAGGCCTCGGCATCTGGATGGACCGCCGTGATGAGCCGATATCCCCAACTCGCCGGCGAGCCGATCGTCGCAGGCTGGGCGCACGTCGGCCGTCCCCTCATCGTTCGCCGGCCGGCTTGCAGCGATACTGCCGGCATGATTCCGCTCGGTCTGCCACTGCCGCCGAGCCACGGCAAACGGCGCATTGCGATCTCGCTCGCCGCGGCCGATATCGTCGCATCCGCCCCGCCCCCATTGCTGGCCGACGCGGCCGCGACGGCGCCCGCAGCTTGGCGCGAGACGATCGACGAGCTCCTCCAGCTTTTGCCGGAGACCCGCACCTTTGGCAGCCTGGCCTGGCAGCATCTCACCGGCCTTCCCTATCTTTCGAACAGTTCGGACCTTGATCTGCTCTGGCCGCTGTCGGCAGCCGAACAAGGCGATACTCTGCCGTCCGACATCGCCCGGATTGCACAACGGGCGCCGATGCGGCTGGACGGTGAGATCGTCGGTCCGGCAGGAGGGGTTCAATGGCGCGAACTGACCGGCACTGACGAGGACGAAGTGCTTGTGAAAGGCCCGACCGGGGTCACCAGCACGACGCGTGCAGCCTTTCTCGCAGGTCACGTGTCATGA
- the mdcB gene encoding triphosphoribosyl-dephospho-CoA synthase MdcB, with product MNVALKWQSLPGSALDAEQLGHLASSCLKLEVETYPKPGLVSHVDNGAHGDMDAELLCRSAETLKPFFSDLAAAGAEGAGMNRLRAIGVAAERAMLAATCGVNTHRGAIFGLGLLCAAAGYRGALGIRKSLGDLVSRRWDKDILSGPISLRSHGAVASRRYGAGGARAEAADGFPSVYDIALPALHAARKLVPHDEEAVRIQTCMTLIADVTDTNLLHRGGPEGLRFAQASASAFLAAGGIGSAGWRGRAIDIHRAFVARNLSPGGSADLLAMALFVDRLER from the coding sequence ATGAACGTTGCTCTCAAATGGCAATCGCTGCCGGGATCCGCGCTTGATGCGGAGCAGCTCGGCCATCTGGCTTCGTCTTGCCTGAAGCTCGAAGTCGAGACCTATCCCAAGCCGGGGCTGGTCAGCCATGTCGACAATGGCGCCCATGGCGACATGGACGCCGAGCTCCTGTGCCGCAGCGCTGAGACCCTGAAGCCGTTCTTCAGCGATCTGGCAGCCGCAGGCGCCGAGGGCGCCGGCATGAACCGGTTGCGCGCGATCGGAGTTGCGGCGGAGCGCGCCATGCTCGCTGCAACCTGCGGCGTCAACACGCATCGCGGCGCGATCTTCGGATTAGGCCTGCTCTGCGCCGCGGCCGGATATCGTGGCGCGCTCGGCATCCGCAAATCCCTCGGCGACCTGGTGTCGCGGCGCTGGGACAAAGACATCCTTTCAGGTCCGATATCGCTGCGCAGCCATGGCGCCGTCGCCTCGCGGCGCTACGGCGCCGGCGGCGCCAGGGCGGAAGCGGCCGATGGCTTTCCGTCGGTGTATGACATCGCCCTTCCCGCGCTGCATGCGGCGCGGAAGCTCGTTCCTCATGATGAGGAAGCGGTCCGCATTCAGACATGCATGACGCTCATCGCCGACGTCACCGACACCAACCTGTTGCATCGGGGCGGACCGGAGGGATTGCGCTTTGCGCAGGCCAGCGCATCCGCATTTCTGGCGGCAGGAGGCATCGGATCTGCCGGCTGGCGGGGACGAGCGATCGACATTCATCGCGCATTCGTGGCACGCAATCTGAGCCCGGGCGGCTCGGCGGACCTGCTGGCCATGGCCCTCTTCGTCGATCGACTGGAACGCTGA
- a CDS encoding acyltransferase domain-containing protein — MLALLCGGQGTLSDKIFDLVAEQPAAEPVFAAATTCLGEDPRQLVRTQSVDELSANRVSQILTVTSVLAIHACIADLLPEQTAVTGYSVGEMAAWSIAGIWTADEALRLTDVRARQMDRAAGPGGRLGYVRGLDRVTLERLLENHRCEIAIKNPELLFVIGGAERDVIELCRDATRQGAARTGLLAVKIASHTSHLAQACAPLQQALDRSRRAPVASGLILLSGGDGERIFSAGSATVKLADQVACPIDWEATLEALAELGVTRVLDLGPGHALAEMARAFLPSIRCYATDGFHTVDGLRSWVASN, encoded by the coding sequence ATGCTTGCACTGCTCTGCGGCGGACAAGGTACCCTCTCGGACAAGATCTTCGATCTGGTCGCGGAGCAGCCCGCCGCGGAGCCGGTTTTTGCCGCGGCAACCACCTGTCTCGGCGAAGACCCACGGCAACTCGTCAGGACACAAAGCGTGGACGAATTGTCCGCCAACCGTGTCAGCCAGATCCTTACCGTCACGTCGGTGCTCGCGATCCACGCCTGCATTGCCGACCTGCTGCCTGAACAGACCGCCGTCACAGGTTACAGCGTTGGTGAGATGGCGGCCTGGAGCATCGCCGGAATATGGACAGCCGACGAAGCCCTGCGACTGACGGATGTTCGTGCGCGCCAGATGGACCGCGCGGCCGGACCAGGTGGCCGCCTCGGCTACGTCCGCGGGCTCGACCGGGTCACGCTCGAACGTCTGCTTGAAAACCACCGCTGCGAGATCGCGATCAAGAACCCCGAGCTCCTGTTCGTGATCGGAGGCGCAGAGCGCGACGTCATCGAGCTCTGCCGGGATGCGACAAGACAGGGCGCCGCGCGCACCGGCCTTCTCGCCGTGAAAATCGCGTCGCACACGTCACACCTCGCGCAGGCCTGCGCGCCGCTGCAACAGGCGCTCGACCGCAGCAGACGCGCCCCCGTCGCAAGCGGGCTGATCCTGCTATCCGGGGGCGACGGCGAGCGCATCTTCTCTGCAGGGAGTGCAACAGTGAAGCTCGCAGACCAGGTCGCGTGCCCCATCGACTGGGAAGCGACCTTGGAAGCCCTCGCGGAGCTGGGAGTCACCAGGGTGCTGGACCTCGGCCCAGGACATGCGCTTGCAGAGATGGCGCGGGCCTTCCTGCCATCCATTCGGTGCTACGCCACGGACGGATTTCACACGGTCGACGGCTTGCGAAGCTGGGTTGCTTCCAACTAG
- a CDS encoding class I SAM-dependent methyltransferase, with the protein MAGDIDREGVEKAYGRWAPIYDLVFGKVFDQGRQSTIAEADRIGGRVLDVGVGTGLSLSEYARTTRLCGVDISEPMLRRALKRVRALGLSNVETLAVMDAKNLAFPDSFFDAVVAQYVITAVPDPEATLDDFVRVLKPGGELILVNHIGAESGPRRIFELAFAPLARRLGWRPEFPWERLTDWAAKHGGVSLAERRPMPPMGHFSLIRFRKS; encoded by the coding sequence ATGGCTGGGGACATCGACCGCGAGGGGGTCGAAAAGGCGTATGGCCGCTGGGCACCGATCTACGATCTGGTGTTCGGCAAGGTGTTCGATCAGGGCCGTCAGTCGACGATTGCGGAGGCCGACCGGATCGGCGGGCGCGTGCTCGATGTCGGCGTCGGCACCGGGCTGTCGCTGTCGGAATATGCGCGCACCACAAGACTGTGCGGCGTCGATATTTCAGAACCGATGCTGCGGCGGGCGCTCAAGCGCGTGCGCGCGCTGGGCCTCTCCAATGTCGAGACGCTGGCGGTGATGGACGCCAAGAACCTCGCATTTCCGGATTCGTTCTTCGACGCTGTGGTCGCGCAATACGTCATCACCGCGGTGCCGGATCCCGAGGCGACGCTGGATGATTTTGTTCGCGTGCTGAAGCCGGGCGGCGAATTGATCCTGGTCAATCACATCGGCGCCGAGAGCGGTCCGCGCCGCATCTTCGAGCTCGCCTTTGCGCCGTTGGCGCGGCGGCTCGGCTGGCGTCCGGAATTTCCCTGGGAGCGGCTGACCGATTGGGCGGCCAAGCATGGCGGTGTCAGCCTCGCGGAGCGTCGGCCGATGCCGCCGATGGGCCACTTCTCGCTGATCCGTTTCCGCAAATCGTGA
- the mnmA gene encoding tRNA 2-thiouridine(34) synthase MnmA has protein sequence MLNSLDLEGRPEDTRIVVAMSGGVDSSVTAALLKSQGYDVVGITLQLYDHGAATHRKGACCAGRDIHDARNVAERIGIPHYVLDYESRFKESVIDNFADSYALGETPVPCIECNRSVKFRDLLATARELGAQALATGHYVASRRLADGSRSLTCAADADRDQSYFLFATTREQLDFLRFPLGDMTKPQARELARRFELEVADKQDSQDICFVPTGRYTDIIGRLKPNAIAPGDIVDLDGHVVGQHQGIVHFTVGQRKGLGIASGSPLYVVKLDAATRRVVVGPREALRMDRIALRDVNWIGDGALDRVIGEGIEMYVRVRSTRAPQPAWLRAADGGYEVELVAGEEGVSPGQACVFYDAASGQARVLGGGFIRSASASRVARAAVRDAALAEAVRG, from the coding sequence ATGCTCAATAGTCTGGATCTCGAAGGCCGCCCTGAAGACACACGGATCGTCGTCGCCATGTCCGGCGGCGTCGACTCGTCGGTGACGGCTGCGCTGTTGAAGTCGCAGGGCTACGACGTGGTCGGGATCACGCTGCAGCTCTACGACCATGGCGCCGCGACCCATCGCAAGGGTGCCTGCTGCGCCGGCCGCGACATCCACGACGCGCGCAATGTCGCCGAGCGGATCGGCATCCCGCATTACGTGCTCGACTATGAAAGCCGGTTCAAGGAATCCGTGATCGACAATTTCGCCGACAGCTACGCGCTCGGCGAGACGCCGGTGCCGTGCATCGAGTGCAACCGTTCGGTCAAGTTCCGTGATCTGCTCGCAACCGCGCGCGAGCTCGGTGCGCAGGCGCTCGCCACCGGCCACTATGTCGCCTCGCGCCGGCTGGCCGACGGATCGCGCTCGCTGACTTGCGCGGCGGATGCCGACCGCGACCAGAGCTATTTCCTGTTCGCCACCACCCGCGAGCAGCTCGACTTCCTGCGCTTCCCGCTCGGCGACATGACCAAGCCGCAGGCCCGCGAGCTGGCGCGGCGCTTCGAGCTCGAGGTCGCCGACAAGCAGGACAGCCAGGACATTTGCTTCGTGCCGACCGGCCGCTACACCGATATCATCGGACGGCTGAAGCCGAATGCGATCGCGCCGGGCGATATCGTCGATCTCGACGGCCATGTCGTCGGTCAGCACCAGGGCATCGTTCATTTCACCGTCGGCCAGCGCAAGGGCCTCGGCATTGCCTCGGGCAGTCCGCTCTATGTGGTCAAGCTCGATGCGGCGACGCGCCGTGTCGTGGTCGGGCCGCGCGAGGCGCTGCGGATGGATCGCATCGCGCTGCGCGACGTCAACTGGATCGGCGACGGCGCGCTGGATCGCGTGATCGGCGAGGGCATCGAGATGTATGTCCGCGTGCGTTCGACGCGTGCGCCGCAGCCGGCGTGGTTGCGCGCCGCCGATGGCGGCTATGAGGTCGAGCTCGTCGCCGGCGAGGAGGGCGTGTCGCCCGGCCAGGCCTGCGTGTTCTACGACGCAGCCTCGGGGCAGGCGCGTGTGCTCGGCGGCGGCTTCATCAGGAGTGCGAGCGCGAGCCGCGTCGCGCGGGCGGCTGTACGGGATGCGGCGCTTGCCGAAGCGGTTCGCGGATAG
- a CDS encoding flagellar hook-length control protein FliK, which translates to MVSVTSEALASRSFQGTTPRSSRPDPAAQAGNDGFAALVDSSTVSSNDSSRYDSQPAPSRRSDDSSSTTDTRSRDTTTAPDRTRDSSNSPDDKKVDSDSDAPRKTKSKSKSDDASTDTPSTDDTPPTTQAVPQPNPSSAATAAAVIAAATAAPAADPAATATTPSDQPAAPLAIAAAAIAASAAIAGTGAPGSSGAPAGADTATAAATTANAGKVAKAAGVKTETPVITTADATTAEGAATATGDATLAATIAAGTPTKTTTQAKVQVTAKDATATAPADQDSAATGSSSAAPAAPTTIVPAAAPAAAVAGKAKATDGAADAIKADASGDGSAAPTPPVGGHTAASTQLTTPDPSAQAANAAQPQLTTTQTTPSATAQLTVTTAAQSAAVPLSGLAMQIAASAKSGKSRFEIRLDPAELGRIDVRIDVDRNGQVTSHLTVERPETLSMLRQDANQLQRALDNAGLSTGNGGLQFSLRNQSQSGQNNNGQSNPNAHRLIVAEEDSVPAAVAGRSYGRATGALGGVDIRV; encoded by the coding sequence GTGGTCAGCGTCACGTCGGAAGCATTGGCAAGCCGGTCTTTTCAGGGCACGACGCCGCGGTCGTCGCGGCCCGACCCCGCCGCGCAGGCGGGGAACGACGGCTTTGCCGCGCTGGTCGACAGCAGCACTGTGTCCAGCAACGACTCGAGCCGCTACGACTCGCAACCGGCGCCGTCGCGCCGCTCCGACGATTCGTCCTCGACGACGGATACGCGGTCCCGCGACACCACGACGGCCCCCGACCGGACGCGGGATTCCAGCAATTCGCCTGACGACAAGAAGGTCGACAGCGACAGCGACGCGCCGCGCAAGACCAAGTCGAAATCGAAGTCGGATGACGCGAGCACCGATACGCCATCCACCGATGACACGCCGCCCACGACGCAAGCCGTTCCGCAGCCCAATCCATCCAGTGCTGCCACGGCCGCCGCGGTGATTGCTGCCGCGACCGCTGCACCAGCAGCTGACCCGGCAGCGACGGCCACCACGCCGTCCGACCAGCCGGCCGCACCGCTTGCAATCGCGGCCGCGGCGATAGCGGCGAGCGCTGCCATCGCCGGCACCGGAGCGCCGGGCAGCAGCGGGGCGCCTGCCGGCGCCGACACCGCAACGGCGGCGGCCACGACGGCGAATGCCGGCAAGGTCGCCAAGGCGGCCGGCGTCAAGACCGAGACTCCAGTCATCACCACAGCCGATGCAACAACGGCCGAGGGCGCAGCGACAGCGACCGGCGACGCGACGCTCGCTGCAACAATTGCCGCCGGAACGCCGACGAAGACGACGACGCAGGCCAAGGTCCAGGTGACCGCGAAGGACGCGACCGCCACGGCACCTGCAGACCAGGACAGCGCAGCCACGGGCAGCAGCAGCGCCGCACCGGCTGCGCCCACCACCATCGTTCCCGCGGCCGCGCCGGCGGCCGCCGTTGCCGGCAAGGCAAAGGCTACCGACGGTGCCGCCGATGCGATCAAGGCCGATGCGAGTGGCGACGGCAGCGCCGCGCCGACGCCGCCAGTCGGCGGCCACACGGCTGCGTCGACCCAGCTCACCACGCCCGATCCCTCCGCGCAGGCTGCGAACGCAGCTCAGCCGCAACTCACGACCACGCAGACGACGCCATCCGCGACCGCGCAATTGACCGTGACCACCGCCGCGCAAAGCGCCGCCGTGCCGCTCAGCGGGCTTGCGATGCAGATCGCGGCCTCCGCGAAGAGCGGCAAGAGCCGCTTCGAGATCCGGCTCGACCCCGCCGAGCTCGGCCGCATCGACGTCCGCATCGATGTCGATCGCAACGGCCAGGTGACCTCGCATCTCACCGTCGAACGCCCCGAGACGCTGTCGATGCTGCGCCAGGACGCCAACCAGCTGCAGCGCGCGCTCGACAATGCCGGCCTGTCGACCGGCAATGGCGGATTGCAGTTCAGCCTGCGCAACCAGTCGCAGTCGGGCCAAAACAACAATGGCCAGTCCAACCCGAACGCCCACCGTTTGATCGTCGCCGAGGAGGACAGCGTTCCCGCCGCGGTGGCGGGCCGCTCCTACGGACGCGCAACCGGCGCCCTCGGCGGCGTCGATATCAGAGTCTAA
- a CDS encoding flagellar hook assembly protein FlgD produces the protein MSVDATMPTPVVSAPGTSNGTSSGSSSSSGSGLTTSSQGIADNFQTFLTLLTTQLQNQNPLDPLDTNQFTQQLVQFAGVEQQLKSNDQLKSLIEIEKSAQSTQALVYVGNTVAVDGSKTQFDKSATWNLVSPQATSATITITTSTGQTAYSGNFSLKQGNASFVWDGKGNDGTQWPAGTYTLTATGKDSSGKDLAISTEVQGVVDSVDLTASPPLLSIGGQTYTTDKIKRVVRGTSSSS, from the coding sequence ATGTCAGTCGATGCAACCATGCCGACGCCCGTCGTCTCAGCACCGGGCACCAGCAACGGAACGAGCTCCGGAAGCAGCAGCAGCTCCGGCAGCGGCTTGACGACGTCGTCGCAGGGCATTGCCGACAATTTCCAGACCTTCCTGACACTGCTCACGACCCAGTTGCAGAACCAGAACCCGCTCGATCCACTCGACACCAACCAGTTCACCCAGCAACTCGTGCAGTTCGCCGGCGTCGAGCAGCAGCTGAAATCCAACGATCAGCTGAAGTCGCTGATCGAGATCGAGAAGAGCGCGCAGTCGACGCAGGCGCTGGTCTATGTCGGCAACACCGTCGCGGTCGACGGCAGCAAGACGCAGTTCGACAAATCGGCGACCTGGAATCTGGTGTCCCCGCAAGCCACCAGCGCCACCATCACGATCACGACCTCGACCGGCCAGACCGCCTATTCCGGCAATTTCAGCCTGAAGCAGGGCAATGCCAGCTTCGTCTGGGACGGCAAGGGCAATGACGGCACGCAGTGGCCGGCCGGCACCTACACGCTGACCGCCACCGGCAAGGATTCCAGTGGCAAGGACCTCGCGATTTCCACCGAAGTGCAGGGCGTCGTCGACTCCGTCGACCTGACCGCCTCGCCACCGCTGCTCTCGATCGGCGGGCAGACCTACACTACCGACAAGATCAAGCGCGTGGTGCGCGGCACGTCGAGCTCGAGCTAG